A stretch of Xanthocytophaga agilis DNA encodes these proteins:
- a CDS encoding transposase, which translates to MSSTRKLYDRAFKVMAVELCLNGQASQQVAEDLGIRVQMLNRWKKEYLQPAHTLQYKPELSHDDVWALQMMCPS; encoded by the coding sequence ATGAGTAGCACACGAAAACTCTATGACAGAGCCTTTAAAGTAATGGCAGTCGAACTATGTTTGAACGGGCAAGCCTCCCAACAAGTAGCTGAAGATTTAGGCATTCGGGTTCAAATGCTCAATAGGTGGAAAAAAGAATATCTACAGCCTGCACATACTCTACAATATAAACCTGAACTGTCTCATGATGATGTATGGGCATTGCAGATGATGTGTCCGTCGTAA
- a CDS encoding sensor histidine kinase, translated as MKQPFYIANNRPLTHILFWIAYLLVYTGVHADGEDFFLTYFQIELQKLPPAILVAYVNMYVLFPLFFIQRKYVAYSLWAIVLLFIASVVGRALIERVIEPLFYADTTVVEEVFIGYLLLKSMLWFLSPILLFTLVLKVFRQWVDQEQYNQEMAKEKLATELNFLKAQVQPHFLFNTLNNLYALTLQASPVAPRVVLKLSELMSYMLYDSQSDTLLLSKEISHIQNYIELEKLRYTSRLDLSLNVSGDIHDKRIAPLLLIPFVENAFKHGVSNETNQIWVTIDIKVKDNWLSVKVENSHTGDELVSSLSNNHNGLGLQNIARRLKLLYPNDHELAIKKETDRYLVDLKIKMS; from the coding sequence ATGAAACAACCCTTCTACATAGCTAACAACCGCCCACTCACCCATATCCTCTTCTGGATAGCCTACCTCCTCGTATACACAGGCGTCCACGCTGACGGAGAAGATTTTTTTCTAACCTACTTTCAGATCGAGTTACAAAAGCTCCCACCCGCTATACTGGTAGCCTACGTCAATATGTATGTCCTGTTCCCGTTGTTCTTTATACAAAGGAAATATGTGGCCTACAGCCTATGGGCAATCGTGTTATTATTTATAGCCTCCGTAGTTGGCCGTGCACTAATTGAAAGAGTCATCGAACCTCTCTTCTATGCTGATACAACCGTGGTTGAAGAGGTTTTCATAGGATATCTTCTACTCAAAAGCATGTTGTGGTTTCTGAGTCCCATATTGTTATTTACACTTGTGCTTAAAGTATTCAGGCAGTGGGTTGATCAGGAACAGTACAATCAGGAAATGGCCAAAGAAAAACTAGCAACAGAGCTAAATTTTTTAAAAGCCCAGGTTCAACCCCATTTCCTGTTCAACACACTCAACAACCTCTATGCATTGACTCTCCAAGCTTCACCTGTCGCCCCAAGAGTTGTGCTAAAGCTTTCCGAGTTGATGAGTTATATGCTGTACGATTCTCAGTCAGACACTCTTCTGTTAAGCAAAGAAATTTCCCATATACAGAATTACATAGAACTGGAAAAACTTCGTTATACCAGTCGGCTGGATCTTTCGCTGAATGTGTCTGGCGATATACATGACAAACGGATTGCCCCACTCCTGCTCATTCCCTTTGTGGAGAATGCATTTAAGCATGGTGTCAGCAACGAGACAAATCAAATCTGGGTTACTATCGATATAAAAGTAAAGGACAACTGGCTAAGTGTAAAAGTAGAAAATAGCCATACAGGTGATGAACTGGTAAGTTCGCTTTCCAATAACCATAATGGGTTGGGTTTGCAGAATATTGCCCGCAGACTAAAACTTCTGTATCCCAACGACCATGAACTGGCCATAAAAAAAGAGACAGACCGCTATCTTGTTGATTTAAAAATAAAAATGAGTTAA
- a CDS encoding PspC domain-containing protein, producing the protein MEKTLRRSFANSVFLGVCGGLGEYINMDPVLVRVLFVLAFFFGFGSPLLVYIVLAFLMPKAY; encoded by the coding sequence ATGGAAAAGACTCTCAGACGTTCGTTTGCCAACAGTGTATTTTTAGGTGTGTGTGGTGGCTTAGGTGAATATATCAATATGGACCCGGTATTGGTTCGGGTGTTGTTTGTACTGGCATTCTTTTTCGGCTTTGGTTCACCTTTGCTGGTTTATATTGTTCTTGCTTTCTTGATGCCAAAGGCCTATTAA
- a CDS encoding Crp/Fnr family transcriptional regulator has translation MKGPIMEELIQFIKGIVWIDDMDLQLVLSKCRERQIPKGKQILRKGQIANQYFFIVSGGVRFFYEAHDQEVTSWVMFKNEFFTEISSLHPQVPSRFNIEAVEETKLIVIDKKDMDFLYSQIAAWEAFGRKIWEGMAVRMIDQILNFQTLSAQERYQSFMTNPELIQKVPVKQLAAVLGITPNALSRIRKKIRY, from the coding sequence GTGAAAGGACCTATAATGGAAGAACTCATACAATTTATCAAAGGAATCGTCTGGATAGATGATATGGATTTACAACTTGTGCTTTCCAAATGTCGCGAACGACAAATTCCCAAAGGCAAACAGATTTTACGAAAGGGACAAATTGCCAATCAGTATTTTTTCATTGTATCAGGAGGTGTCCGTTTTTTTTATGAAGCCCATGACCAGGAAGTAACAAGCTGGGTGATGTTTAAAAATGAGTTTTTTACCGAAATTTCAAGTCTCCATCCCCAAGTACCATCCCGGTTTAACATTGAAGCTGTAGAAGAAACGAAACTCATCGTGATTGATAAAAAAGACATGGACTTTTTATATAGTCAAATTGCTGCCTGGGAAGCGTTTGGCAGAAAAATATGGGAAGGGATGGCCGTACGAATGATAGACCAGATTCTGAACTTCCAAACGTTATCTGCTCAGGAAAGGTATCAATCCTTTATGACTAATCCGGAACTTATACAGAAAGTTCCGGTTAAGCAACTGGCTGCAGTGCTTGGTATCACTCCCAATGCGTTAAGCCGGATAAGGAAAAAAATCCGGTACTAG
- a CDS encoding NmrA family NAD(P)-binding protein, with amino-acid sequence MKKTIIVFGATGNLGNRIVRELLKRGVDVCAIVRTSTDPQKMNSLKQMGATVQEVDLSNVDTLAKVSAGTSCVVSALAGLGDVIMDLQKRVVEGAIQAGVSRFIPSDFCTDYTDLVPGENRNFDLRRDFRNYLDSTSIQATSIFNGAFADILQYNTPVLNLKEKSIGYWGDKADWKLDFTTMDDTAAFTAEVALDDTAPRNLQIASFQVSPKMLWQDIKQVMNQEFRLYQLSSLEEFAQFIKKQRTDYPAGENELYAKWQQGQYMYSMFTTHHTQLANDRYKDLTWTTSLDFIRSFVH; translated from the coding sequence ATGAAAAAAACAATAATAGTCTTTGGCGCTACCGGCAATTTAGGAAACAGGATTGTTCGTGAACTACTGAAAAGAGGAGTAGATGTGTGTGCTATTGTCCGAACTTCTACTGATCCGCAAAAAATGAATTCTCTCAAACAGATGGGAGCTACTGTTCAGGAAGTAGATTTGTCTAACGTAGATACACTTGCCAAAGTAAGTGCAGGTACCAGCTGCGTTGTATCTGCTCTGGCTGGCCTGGGCGATGTGATTATGGACTTACAGAAGAGAGTTGTAGAGGGAGCCATACAAGCGGGTGTTTCTAGATTTATTCCCTCTGACTTTTGTACCGATTACACAGATTTAGTACCAGGCGAAAACAGGAATTTTGATTTGCGAAGAGACTTCAGAAATTATCTCGATAGTACTTCTATACAAGCTACGTCTATTTTCAATGGTGCTTTTGCTGACATATTGCAATACAATACACCGGTTTTAAACCTGAAAGAAAAGAGCATTGGGTATTGGGGAGACAAGGCTGACTGGAAACTGGATTTTACAACAATGGATGATACTGCCGCCTTCACAGCAGAAGTTGCGCTAGATGATACAGCACCGAGAAACTTACAGATTGCCAGTTTTCAGGTTAGTCCCAAGATGCTATGGCAGGATATAAAACAGGTAATGAATCAGGAATTCCGGCTTTATCAGTTATCTAGTCTTGAAGAGTTTGCACAATTTATCAAAAAGCAAAGAACTGATTATCCGGCAGGGGAAAATGAGTTATATGCAAAATGGCAACAAGGACAGTATATGTATTCAATGTTCACAACCCACCATACTCAACTAGCCAATGACCGCTATAAAGACCTTACCTGGACAACCAGTCTGGATTTTATACGATCATTTGTTCACTAA
- a CDS encoding NUDIX hydrolase, with protein sequence MNLFVNDKHVKVINMDTFAASQSGYNYIIDGQTLEVTAAELVGDVAVVNPSVVLLYRLFALLRDKKLKKLNTLVLASPDKKILTDVIKGQYKIVEAAGGVVQKDDKILMIFRLGAWDLPKGKMDKGESFKETALREVEEECNVKVQLEHKICTTWHTYTQNGNRILKQTKWYAMTNLDDSRVTPQKEEGIEQIVWVREAQAMELAASSYRSIQFVCRRFYEKKREKMLLDF encoded by the coding sequence ATGAACCTCTTTGTTAACGACAAGCATGTGAAAGTAATCAATATGGATACCTTCGCAGCAAGTCAATCGGGCTACAATTACATTATTGACGGACAAACCCTTGAGGTTACGGCAGCAGAACTGGTAGGAGATGTGGCAGTAGTCAATCCCTCCGTTGTTTTGCTTTACAGGCTCTTTGCGTTATTACGGGACAAAAAATTAAAAAAACTAAATACACTTGTATTAGCTTCACCTGACAAAAAAATTCTGACTGATGTTATCAAAGGTCAGTACAAGATCGTGGAAGCAGCAGGTGGCGTAGTTCAGAAAGATGACAAGATACTAATGATTTTCCGTCTGGGAGCCTGGGACCTTCCTAAAGGCAAGATGGATAAAGGCGAGTCGTTTAAAGAGACTGCTCTACGTGAGGTAGAGGAAGAATGCAATGTAAAAGTACAGCTCGAACACAAGATATGTACTACCTGGCACACCTATACCCAAAACGGCAACCGGATACTAAAACAAACGAAATGGTATGCCATGACCAATCTGGATGATAGCCGTGTAACTCCTCAGAAAGAGGAAGGCATTGAACAGATTGTGTGGGTACGTGAGGCACAGGCAATGGAGCTGGCAGCTTCTTCTTACCGGTCTATCCAGTTTGTTTGTCGCAGGTTTTATGAAAAAAAGCGGGAAAAGATGCTTCTTGACTTTTAA
- a CDS encoding LytTR family DNA-binding domain-containing protein produces MAIHKIKCLIVDDEPLAIDILERYISQLDTLSLQGKCDNAIDALIFLQKNKIDLLFLDIQMPKLSGLDFLKTLSNRPRIIFTTAFREYALEGFDMNALDYLLKPISFERFLIAINKYHTLYDPSAQLPAMIQSAGNDMFAEAFIYLKADKKMVKVFLKDIVYIESLKDYVKVKTQDQEIITYQRITYLEEKLPDDKFLRIHRSFIISLAKIKSFNSTYIEVGDSELPIGRQYKAEVMKTLGVV; encoded by the coding sequence ATGGCAATCCATAAGATAAAATGCCTGATTGTAGACGATGAACCACTGGCTATAGACATTCTGGAGCGATACATAAGCCAACTCGATACACTATCCCTTCAGGGAAAATGTGATAATGCCATAGATGCATTAATATTCCTGCAGAAAAACAAGATCGACCTGCTCTTTCTCGATATTCAGATGCCTAAGCTATCAGGTCTGGATTTCCTGAAAACCCTGTCAAACCGGCCCAGGATCATCTTCACCACAGCCTTTCGCGAATATGCACTGGAAGGATTCGATATGAACGCACTGGATTATCTGCTGAAACCTATTTCGTTCGAACGGTTCCTGATTGCCATTAATAAATACCACACCCTGTATGACCCATCTGCTCAGTTGCCAGCTATGATCCAGTCAGCAGGCAATGATATGTTTGCAGAAGCTTTTATCTATCTGAAGGCCGACAAAAAAATGGTAAAGGTGTTTCTGAAAGATATTGTCTACATAGAAAGCCTGAAAGATTATGTAAAAGTAAAAACACAGGATCAGGAGATTATTACCTATCAGCGCATTACCTATCTGGAAGAAAAGCTACCTGACGATAAATTCCTCCGCATCCATCGTTCGTTTATTATTTCTCTGGCTAAAATAAAATCCTTTAACAGTACCTATATCGAAGTAGGCGACTCAGAATTACCCATTGGGCGCCAGTACAAAGCTGAGGTTATGAAAACACTGGGGGTTGTGTAA
- a CDS encoding outer membrane beta-barrel family protein, with protein sequence MIILLLLLGTGFVPLLAQEGAIAGAVANEAGEMQPAITITLRKMPDSSSVKSTLTTVDGRFEFLHIQEGSYVLQASGVGFQRYTEPVSVSSKTASYVHIQLKTEVVGLREISVTAQKQAVERQIDRTVIHVDAILSNAGTNAWEMLEQSSGVQVVNDNLSVKGKQNVSVFVDNKPLYLQGNDLANYLKSLPANTLDKIEIIPNPPAGYEAAGNGGIINIRLKKNDRMGFNGNILSENIRGKRSRISQSLNANFRIQKINVYGNVSNYNGTGLSVSTSERIYQANEANSLASATQNMSVSNPNHRVFGKLGVDFYASPKTTWGISASHLYRDMLEKTTLINTQVYNRNNGYTLVKADNRANTLTNNTNVTLSFRHVYDTTGRELTADADYITYRQGYNFSNSSAAYGYNPKLETFTGDLPYSIAIYALKIDYTHPFRNGSKLGVGYKSSFTHVNSLATYTGDNPQLSDLSNRFTYQETIHALYLSYSLTYRRLSLLSGVRIENTLSSGKQQSVTSSSFERSYQNVFPTVYVSYTLDSQKEHLLHFSYGRRIDRPEYSILNPFAMPLDNYTYKQGNPFLKPQISQNLEFSYVYKNRLTLSSFYTRSRDIAQETILVKENMFYRQPANLGQQEIIGFSADGTWNLTQWWTVNPVITYTSLRSVLDTDKLQVKGSNWSAAAVSQFSFRKGWTAEVITEYMAPQLYMQYIQGASWYTHMGVGKKIWKDKGIVKVNIRDLFYSRVDRQDLHNLTGVIGYSNRKWDTRSVTLAVSYRFGKSLKASNSPKTETPDEKKRLGNQ encoded by the coding sequence TTGATAATTCTGTTATTGCTGCTTGGTACTGGCTTTGTACCCTTACTGGCTCAGGAAGGTGCTATTGCAGGAGCTGTTGCCAACGAAGCAGGAGAGATGCAGCCTGCTATTACCATCACTTTGCGGAAAATGCCTGATTCGAGTAGTGTAAAGTCTACGCTTACTACTGTGGATGGGAGATTTGAGTTTTTGCATATTCAGGAAGGGAGTTACGTGTTACAGGCTTCAGGTGTAGGGTTCCAAAGATATACAGAGCCTGTATCGGTTTCATCCAAAACGGCTTCTTATGTCCATATACAGCTAAAAACAGAGGTAGTTGGTTTAAGGGAAATAAGTGTAACAGCCCAGAAACAGGCAGTAGAACGGCAGATTGACCGAACGGTGATTCATGTAGATGCTATTCTTTCCAATGCGGGCACAAATGCCTGGGAAATGCTGGAACAGTCATCGGGGGTACAGGTTGTGAATGATAATCTGAGTGTAAAAGGAAAGCAGAATGTATCTGTATTTGTAGACAATAAACCGCTCTATTTGCAGGGAAACGATCTGGCAAACTATCTGAAGTCTTTACCTGCCAATACATTGGATAAGATTGAGATTATTCCCAACCCACCTGCCGGCTATGAAGCGGCTGGCAATGGAGGTATTATCAATATACGGCTAAAGAAGAATGACAGAATGGGATTTAATGGCAATATTCTTTCTGAAAATATACGTGGAAAACGTTCCCGTATCTCACAAAGCCTAAATGCCAACTTTCGCATTCAGAAGATAAATGTATACGGGAATGTGTCTAACTACAATGGTACAGGACTTTCGGTTAGTACCAGTGAACGAATCTATCAGGCAAATGAAGCTAACTCCCTGGCTTCTGCCACACAAAATATGTCTGTCAGCAACCCTAATCATCGGGTGTTCGGAAAGCTGGGAGTGGACTTCTACGCTTCTCCTAAAACCACATGGGGGATCTCTGCCAGCCACCTCTACCGGGATATGCTGGAGAAAACGACACTGATAAATACACAGGTATACAACAGAAACAATGGGTATACTCTTGTAAAAGCAGATAATCGTGCTAATACCCTAACCAACAACACGAATGTTACCCTGAGCTTCCGGCATGTATATGATACCACTGGCCGGGAGCTAACAGCTGATGCGGATTATATTACCTACAGACAGGGATATAACTTTTCAAATAGCAGTGCTGCCTATGGCTATAATCCTAAATTGGAGACTTTTACAGGAGATTTACCTTATAGTATTGCCATTTATGCGCTAAAAATAGATTATACACACCCATTCCGCAATGGGTCTAAACTGGGAGTGGGGTATAAGTCCAGTTTTACGCATGTGAATAGCCTGGCAACTTATACCGGAGATAACCCTCAGCTTAGCGATTTGTCTAATCGCTTTACTTATCAGGAAACTATTCATGCACTGTATCTGAGTTATTCGCTAACTTATAGAAGATTGTCTCTGCTATCAGGTGTCCGGATAGAGAATACACTTTCCAGTGGCAAGCAGCAGTCCGTTACCTCTTCGTCTTTTGAACGGTCGTATCAGAATGTGTTTCCGACAGTATATGTATCCTATACATTGGATTCGCAAAAAGAGCATTTGTTGCATTTTTCGTATGGGAGGCGAATTGACAGACCTGAATACTCGATACTGAATCCGTTTGCCATGCCTCTGGATAACTATACATATAAGCAGGGGAATCCGTTTTTAAAGCCACAGATTTCCCAGAACCTTGAGTTTTCCTATGTGTATAAAAACAGATTGACTCTGAGTTCTTTTTATACAAGGTCAAGAGACATTGCTCAGGAAACTATTCTGGTAAAAGAAAATATGTTTTATCGTCAGCCTGCCAACCTGGGGCAGCAGGAGATTATTGGGTTTTCAGCGGATGGAACCTGGAATCTGACCCAGTGGTGGACGGTCAATCCTGTGATCACCTATACTTCTTTACGCTCTGTCTTAGATACCGACAAACTACAGGTGAAAGGGAGCAATTGGAGTGCTGCTGCTGTCAGTCAATTCAGTTTTCGGAAAGGATGGACTGCTGAGGTAATTACAGAGTATATGGCACCACAGCTCTACATGCAATACATACAGGGTGCCAGTTGGTATACACACATGGGTGTTGGTAAAAAAATCTGGAAAGATAAGGGTATTGTGAAAGTAAATATCCGGGACCTCTTTTATTCGAGAGTAGACCGGCAGGACTTACATAATCTGACAGGTGTGATCGGGTATAGTAATCGCAAATGGGATACCCGAAGTGTTACGCTGGCTGTAAGCTATAGGTTTGGTAAAAGCCTGAAAGCAAGTAATTCCCCTAAAACAGAAACTCCGGATGAGAAGAAGCGGTTAGGGAATCAGTAG
- the pyrE gene encoding orotate phosphoribosyltransferase encodes MMIQDTTETIARQVAASLLEVGAIRLRPSDPFTWSSGWKSPIYCDNRLALSYPAVRTYIKNALAERIRQTFPGVEAIAGVATAGIPQGALVADVLELPFLYVRSKPKEHGMGNMIEGKVAEGQKVVVIEDLISTGGSSLKVVDALREAGADVLGMAAIFTYGFAVAKENFVEKNVELLTLSDYAYLLTEASNLNIITEADKISLASWRQSPETWGK; translated from the coding sequence ATGATGATTCAAGATACAACCGAAACCATTGCCCGGCAAGTGGCAGCGTCTCTGCTGGAAGTAGGCGCGATCCGTTTACGTCCTTCAGATCCTTTTACCTGGAGTTCCGGATGGAAATCTCCTATTTATTGTGATAACCGTCTGGCATTGTCTTATCCTGCTGTCAGAACTTATATCAAAAATGCTTTGGCAGAGCGGATTCGTCAGACGTTTCCAGGCGTAGAAGCCATTGCAGGTGTCGCTACTGCTGGTATTCCACAGGGGGCTCTGGTAGCTGATGTACTTGAATTGCCTTTTCTGTATGTGCGCTCCAAACCCAAAGAACATGGTATGGGCAATATGATAGAAGGCAAAGTGGCTGAAGGACAGAAAGTAGTGGTAATCGAAGACCTGATTTCTACAGGAGGAAGTTCCTTAAAAGTGGTGGATGCCTTACGTGAGGCAGGAGCAGACGTATTGGGTATGGCGGCTATCTTTACGTATGGATTTGCAGTGGCAAAAGAGAACTTTGTAGAGAAGAATGTTGAGCTGTTGACTCTTAGTGATTATGCGTATCTGCTTACAGAAGCATCGAACCTGAATATTATTACCGAAGCAGACAAAATTTCTCTTGCTTCCTGGCGTCAAAGCCCTGAGACTTGGGGAAAATAG
- a CDS encoding alpha/beta hydrolase, with the protein MKAMTQPKQNTMVSRNVYSDDDLIKNLPGFINHYATVNGVRLHYVEGGTGMPLICLPGWPQTWYSYQPVATELAKKYRVIILDIRGMGSSDKPLSGYDKKTMAAVVAALVQQLGLSKIYIMGHDIGGMVAMSFAFNYPQFTEKLVVLDGSHPGEGMMQMPLIPAPGTFTEKMDATMPYAWWMGFNQVKGLPEKLLEGRFQYLLDWLFHYVMIDDRHMSSFEREVYASFYNDTESIRAANAWYQTFPQDIEDAKAYEPLAMPVLGIRSYISYNYMKMGLPYVANNLQMVGILDSGHYLFEEQPANVVNVVLNFLAD; encoded by the coding sequence ATGAAAGCAATGACTCAACCTAAGCAGAACACAATGGTATCTCGGAATGTGTATTCTGATGATGATTTAATTAAAAATCTTCCTGGCTTTATCAACCACTATGCAACCGTTAACGGAGTGCGGTTGCATTATGTAGAAGGAGGGACTGGCATGCCCCTGATTTGTTTGCCAGGTTGGCCACAAACCTGGTATTCGTATCAGCCTGTGGCGACAGAACTCGCCAAAAAATACCGTGTCATCATTTTAGACATACGAGGTATGGGTAGCTCAGACAAACCCCTGTCAGGCTACGATAAGAAAACGATGGCAGCAGTTGTTGCAGCCTTGGTGCAACAACTGGGATTGTCAAAAATTTATATCATGGGGCATGACATTGGCGGGATGGTTGCGATGAGCTTTGCTTTTAATTATCCTCAATTCACAGAAAAGCTGGTTGTTTTGGATGGTTCGCATCCAGGCGAAGGAATGATGCAGATGCCTTTAATACCCGCTCCGGGTACATTTACGGAAAAGATGGATGCTACCATGCCGTATGCCTGGTGGATGGGATTTAACCAGGTAAAAGGACTGCCGGAAAAGCTACTGGAGGGGCGCTTTCAGTACCTGCTGGACTGGCTTTTTCACTATGTCATGATTGATGATCGCCACATGTCTTCTTTTGAGAGAGAGGTATATGCGTCTTTCTATAATGACACAGAGAGTATTCGGGCTGCCAATGCCTGGTATCAGACCTTTCCGCAGGATATAGAAGATGCCAAAGCCTATGAGCCTCTTGCAATGCCGGTGTTAGGGATTAGAAGCTACATAAGCTACAACTATATGAAAATGGGATTGCCTTATGTTGCCAATAATTTACAAATGGTCGGAATTTTAGACAGTGGACATTATCTGTTCGAAGAGCAGCCTGCAAACGTGGTGAATGTGGTTCTGAACTTCCTGGCAGACTAA